The following proteins come from a genomic window of Paenibacillus swuensis:
- a CDS encoding type 2 periplasmic-binding domain-containing protein, which translates to MKSTKTAAAAALLVAAMLTVTACSDNSNTTNEAKNAASTNTQTNENAPKKAVEEQPADPLGAYAEALTISTIAETNPEDKFPEGDSYEDNAYKRFLEKTLNVKVNYKWTAPVGDSYNNKFNLMIQSNDLPDVFVVRAQGSTPAKVFLNRLAENGMLEDLSSVYESYAAEGVKDVYNSTNGEALKEATYDGKLLALPLVGETDSAAPVIWVRQDWLDKLKLPAPTTLADLETVAKAFMEQDPNGNGKPDEVGLPTSGKEMLSDGQPMGLDTFFWNEKSYPKYWVEGADGALVYGGVQPETKVALGKLAAMYKAKIIDKEFALRDRNMASENLIGGTAGLMLGQWWAPFWPLGDAMKSDANSNWKAYTLKDAEGITKAGSSYQTQGYLVVRKGYEHPEVILKAMNIIDKSSSGEYEEINQLDMGTYKDGFKRDVYGIGGDIGYKDTVMRTVKKFREIMAGKAGKDLLDPEETKIYEQIERDTAAPKKDMNDYIQKVAWLDGIGAIADAKLDMQFNKFGDSTPTMDQKWTSLNDLQTQAFLKIIMGKEQVDYFDTFVKDWMAKGGEQITKEVNEKYASMK; encoded by the coding sequence ATGAAAAGTACGAAAACAGCCGCGGCTGCTGCTTTACTGGTCGCAGCGATGTTAACCGTTACAGCATGTTCAGACAATAGCAACACTACCAATGAAGCGAAGAACGCCGCGTCAACCAATACACAAACGAATGAGAATGCTCCGAAGAAAGCAGTCGAGGAACAGCCGGCGGATCCGTTGGGCGCCTATGCGGAAGCCCTGACGATTTCAACCATTGCCGAGACGAACCCGGAAGATAAGTTCCCGGAAGGCGACAGCTATGAAGATAACGCCTACAAGCGGTTTTTGGAAAAGACTTTGAACGTAAAGGTGAACTACAAATGGACGGCTCCGGTAGGCGATTCCTATAACAATAAGTTTAACCTGATGATTCAGAGTAATGACCTGCCCGATGTATTCGTCGTCCGGGCTCAAGGCTCCACACCGGCGAAGGTGTTCTTGAACCGGTTGGCGGAGAACGGCATGCTCGAGGACTTGTCCTCCGTATATGAGAGCTATGCGGCAGAAGGCGTGAAGGATGTGTACAATTCCACGAACGGCGAAGCGTTAAAGGAAGCCACATATGATGGGAAATTGCTTGCATTGCCATTGGTCGGGGAAACGGACAGCGCGGCTCCCGTCATATGGGTGCGTCAGGATTGGCTGGATAAGCTGAAATTACCAGCGCCAACGACACTCGCGGATTTGGAGACCGTAGCCAAAGCGTTTATGGAGCAAGATCCGAACGGCAACGGCAAGCCGGACGAAGTAGGGTTGCCTACATCCGGTAAAGAAATGTTGTCCGACGGGCAGCCGATGGGGCTGGACACCTTCTTCTGGAATGAGAAGTCCTACCCTAAGTATTGGGTAGAAGGTGCGGACGGCGCGTTGGTTTACGGAGGCGTGCAACCCGAGACGAAAGTAGCGCTAGGTAAATTGGCAGCGATGTATAAAGCCAAGATCATCGACAAAGAGTTCGCGTTACGGGATCGTAACATGGCGTCCGAGAATCTGATCGGCGGCACGGCGGGACTGATGCTGGGTCAATGGTGGGCGCCGTTCTGGCCGCTTGGCGACGCAATGAAGAGCGATGCCAATTCGAATTGGAAGGCTTACACCTTGAAGGATGCCGAAGGAATTACTAAAGCGGGCTCGAGCTACCAGACTCAAGGTTACCTTGTCGTGCGTAAAGGATATGAGCATCCTGAGGTCATTCTGAAAGCTATGAATATCATTGATAAATCCAGTTCAGGGGAATACGAAGAAATCAACCAGCTGGACATGGGTACTTACAAAGACGGCTTTAAACGGGATGTATACGGAATCGGCGGCGATATCGGGTACAAAGATACCGTGATGAGAACCGTGAAGAAGTTCAGAGAGATTATGGCGGGCAAGGCCGGTAAAGATCTTCTGGATCCGGAAGAAACCAAGATCTATGAACAGATTGAACGGGATACCGCGGCGCCGAAGAAGGATATGAACGATTATATTCAAAAGGTTGCTTGGCTTGACGGGATCGGCGCAATCGCCGACGCAAAGCTGGATATGCAATTTAACAAGTTCGGGGACAGTACGCCGACCATGGATCAGAAGTGGACCTCGCTGAATGATTTGCAGACACAGGCTTTCCTGAAAATCATTATGGGCAAGGAGCAAGTCGATTACTTCGATACGTTCGTTAAAGACTGGATGGCTAAGGGCGGCGAACAGATTACGAAGGAAGTAAACGAGAAATACGCATCGATGAAATAA
- a CDS encoding ABC transporter permease: MARSHTFHYVLMLMPALILVTLFNIYPMSGIVLAFKHFNPTEGIWGSPWAGLDHFESIVQSSESKQILKNTLVISVLKMITMLIVPVVFALLLNEVRIHWLKRSVQTIVYLPHFLSWVVIAGIMREALGLDGVVNSMLQAWFGLEAQMFLGSNVWFRPILILSNVWKEFGFSTIIYLAALTSINPALYEAADIDGANRFQKMKHITIPGISMTIVLLATLSLQGILNAGFDQVFNLYNVLVYETADIIDTYIYRSGLVSFQYEAATAIGFINSVISMLLIIITYWLAYRFAKYRIF; this comes from the coding sequence ATGGCCCGATCCCATACGTTCCATTATGTTCTAATGCTGATGCCCGCACTAATTCTTGTCACCTTGTTCAATATTTATCCGATGTCAGGCATCGTGCTCGCTTTTAAACATTTTAACCCGACAGAAGGAATTTGGGGCTCGCCTTGGGCAGGCTTGGATCACTTTGAGTCGATTGTCCAAAGCTCGGAGAGTAAACAAATTCTGAAGAATACCCTGGTCATTTCCGTACTCAAAATGATCACCATGCTCATCGTTCCTGTTGTATTCGCCTTGTTGCTGAATGAGGTGCGTATTCACTGGCTCAAGCGTTCCGTGCAAACCATCGTCTACTTGCCTCACTTTCTGTCGTGGGTTGTCATCGCGGGAATTATGCGGGAAGCGTTGGGGCTGGACGGTGTCGTCAACAGCATGCTGCAAGCCTGGTTCGGTCTGGAGGCGCAGATGTTCCTCGGTAGCAATGTGTGGTTCCGCCCGATTCTGATCCTCAGTAATGTATGGAAAGAGTTCGGTTTCTCGACCATTATCTATTTAGCGGCATTAACAAGTATTAATCCAGCTCTATATGAGGCCGCTGATATCGACGGTGCCAACCGGTTTCAGAAGATGAAACACATTACCATTCCTGGGATTTCCATGACGATTGTATTGTTAGCTACGTTAAGTCTGCAAGGCATTCTGAATGCCGGGTTTGATCAGGTGTTTAACCTGTACAACGTGCTTGTGTACGAGACGGCGGATATTATCGATACTTATATTTACAGATCGGGACTGGTTTCCTTTCAATATGAAGCGGCAACCGCCATCGGATTTATTAATTCCGTCATTTCCATGCTATTGATTATCATTACGTACTGGTTGGCTTACCGATTTGCCAAATACCGTATTTTTTAA
- a CDS encoding carbohydrate ABC transporter permease yields the protein MVRSHTLGSRMFDGSLIFFMILISVLSIAPLLHTMALSFSEPVKASSGNVGLWPQGLHFGAYGKVFEDKQFFVSLWVSIQRVVVSTALALVVTLMMAYPLSRESREFKGRNVFMWIFLFVMMFNGGLIPNYLAIKSLNLLDQFWVLILPGLANVFNAILVMNFLRNLPKELDECSNIDGAGPWRKLFWIYTPLCLPVLATITLFNIVGTWNEYFSAMIYISSKELLPLQTYLQQMVVQIDPTRMDAATMGRIADYQGVTLESAKIIVSIIPIIAVYPFMQKYFISGITLGSVKE from the coding sequence ATGGTACGTTCCCATACTTTAGGCTCCCGCATGTTTGACGGGTCGTTAATCTTCTTCATGATACTCATTAGTGTATTATCTATTGCTCCGTTGCTTCACACAATGGCGCTTTCCTTTAGCGAGCCTGTTAAAGCCAGCAGCGGTAATGTCGGACTGTGGCCGCAAGGACTTCATTTCGGCGCGTACGGCAAAGTGTTCGAAGACAAGCAGTTTTTCGTATCCCTGTGGGTTTCGATTCAACGCGTGGTCGTCTCTACGGCGCTTGCTCTGGTGGTCACACTCATGATGGCTTATCCTCTTTCCAGGGAATCAAGGGAATTTAAAGGCCGCAACGTGTTCATGTGGATCTTTCTGTTCGTGATGATGTTTAACGGAGGGTTAATTCCGAACTATCTGGCGATCAAATCCCTTAACCTACTGGATCAATTCTGGGTATTGATTCTGCCGGGGTTGGCGAATGTGTTCAATGCGATTCTGGTCATGAACTTTCTGCGTAATTTGCCCAAAGAACTGGATGAATGCTCCAACATTGACGGAGCCGGTCCGTGGCGCAAATTATTCTGGATTTATACACCGTTATGCCTGCCTGTACTTGCGACTATCACGTTATTTAACATCGTAGGTACGTGGAATGAATATTTCTCCGCCATGATCTATATTTCCAGCAAGGAGTTACTGCCTCTGCAAACCTACTTGCAGCAGATGGTGGTCCAGATTGACCCAACCCGGATGGATGCCGCGACCATGGGGCGCATTGCGGATTACCAAGGCGTTACCCTGGAGTCGGCCAAAATTATCGTATCCATTATTCCCATCATTGCAGTCTATCCTTTCATGCAAAAATATTTCATATCCGGCATCACACTCGGTTCGGTGAAGGAATGA
- the rbsK gene encoding ribokinase yields MARICVIGSLNVDIFMGVEQFPRAGENVVASSFQVFTGGGKGANQAYALGRLGAEVTMVGKVGDQFYGLNYLQVLKESRINCDYIGIEPDMYSGIGVVAVNQSGENSIYVYPGANGKVDIAYLEGCWDAIEEHELFLFQLEIPLEATLYAMEKLRGSGKRIIFDPAPAGPLPDAIYARVDYITPNQSELEALSGMLIQEEKDFAVAANILLAKGATTVIAKAGARGAYIVTGEEVTHVPGFRVNTVDTTAAGDSFNAGLAYALAEGMDLTQSVRFANAVAALATTAMGAQQAMPLLHEVEELMSESETDSSRSRVGHRL; encoded by the coding sequence TTGGCTCGTATATGTGTTATCGGCAGCTTGAACGTGGATATATTCATGGGCGTGGAACAATTTCCAAGGGCCGGGGAGAACGTCGTGGCCTCCTCCTTCCAGGTATTTACCGGGGGAGGGAAGGGCGCCAATCAGGCTTACGCATTGGGCAGGCTGGGAGCGGAAGTCACGATGGTCGGTAAGGTGGGGGATCAATTTTACGGGCTGAACTATCTTCAAGTGTTAAAAGAATCCCGGATCAATTGCGATTACATCGGCATTGAGCCCGATATGTATTCAGGAATCGGTGTTGTAGCGGTCAACCAATCAGGTGAAAACAGCATCTACGTGTACCCGGGAGCGAACGGGAAAGTGGACATAGCGTATCTGGAGGGTTGCTGGGACGCGATCGAAGAACACGAGTTGTTCCTCTTTCAACTCGAGATTCCGCTGGAAGCAACGCTCTACGCGATGGAGAAGCTGCGGGGAAGCGGGAAGCGCATTATCTTTGATCCGGCGCCGGCGGGACCCTTGCCTGACGCTATTTACGCCCGCGTAGATTACATTACTCCCAATCAGTCGGAACTAGAAGCTCTGTCGGGGATGTTGATCCAGGAGGAGAAGGATTTTGCCGTTGCGGCTAATATCCTGTTGGCTAAGGGCGCAACAACCGTCATTGCTAAAGCAGGTGCGCGGGGCGCTTATATTGTGACGGGGGAAGAAGTGACCCATGTTCCCGGGTTCCGGGTCAACACGGTTGATACTACCGCGGCGGGCGATTCATTTAATGCCGGGTTGGCTTACGCCTTGGCCGAAGGCATGGATTTAACGCAGAGCGTAAGGTTTGCTAATGCAGTAGCAGCGTTGGCTACAACCGCGATGGGTGCGCAGCAAGCGATGCCTTTGTTGCACGAAGTTGAGGAATTAATGAGTGAAAGTGAAACGGACTCAAGTAGGAGCAGGGTTGGGCATAGGTTATAG